GGCAGATATTAAGGCGCGTCAGAATATCCCGGCGGTGAACGTAGGCGGTTTTCAGGCTAATGCCCAGAACAGATGAAACTTCCTGCGCGCTGGAGCCAGAGGCCAGCAGGCAGAGCACTTCGCGCTGGCGCTGCGTTAACAGCGGTAACTCGACAAGCTTTTGCCGTTTCGCGCCTTTTTTCGTCATCAAGCCGGTTATCGACTCAAAAATAGTGCGAATAGGCGAATCCAGCCCCAGCGTCGGAATATCCGGTAACAGCGCGGGCAGCACGGGGTTGAGATCTTCGCTGAGTAGCAAACAGGGCAACTCTTCTTTTGTCTCACGCAAACACTGCATCGTCTGCATCAGCGACATCAGATTCGTCGCCTGAGTTGCCACCGCCACCAGAACACGCAGCTTACCGCTTACCGCCAGGCTCGCCTCCTCCACACTACGAATATGGCTGACGCGCAGATTTGGTCGGTAGAGCTTAATCAAGGTGATAAGCCCCATCGCGGAAAAATGATCTTCACTGTAAATCAATACATTAGCGGTATTGACAGAGGATTTCAGGTTCATAACCCCTTCCCTGGTATGCGTCACCGCCGGTGACATAAAGCGGTAAATAAAAGCGTCCTTTCATGCGTTATCTGAACCCGGTCAGGATCACAAACAGATGGTCAAAAATCCCGCCCATCATGTTTTCAAAGAAAGGAGCAAGCGTGAACATGACCAGCGACATGGCAACCATGCCGACGGTCAACGAAATCGGAAAACCAATGACAAAGATGGAAAGCTGCGGTGTCAGGCGGTTGAGCAACCCCATCGTCAGGTTGAGGCAGAGCAGCAAAGTAATAACCGGCAGACCCAGCATCAAGCCGTAACGGAAAACCATACTTCCCGCCTGAACCATCGCGATAAACCCGTCAGGACCAAGCGGAACGGCGCTCACCGGAAAAGCGACAAAACTGTTCGCCAGCACTTCCAGCATATAAAGGTGGCCATTGAAGGTAAGAAACAACAGCGTAACGAACAGGTTTAACAGCCGGGAAACCACCGGCATTGTCGGGCCGCCGCTGGGATCGTAAACCATGGCAAACGACAGCCCCATCTGCATACCGATAATCTCGCCCGCGTGACGCACGGCGACGAAAATCAACTGGACGGAAAGCCCGATAGCAACACCAATAATAAGTTGCTGGCAGCAGGCCCAGAAACCGTCCAGCGAAGCGATGGCAATACTGCTTTGCGGTAATTGCGGGGCAATCAAAAAAGTGGTGAGTAACGCTAACGCGACTTTGAGCCGCGCACTTAACTGCTTTTCACTGAAAATCGGCGCCGTACCGAACAGCGCGAGCATGCGCAGGCACGGCCAGAAATACTGGTTTACTTGGTCATACAGGTGAACCAGCGAGAGCGTAAACATAATTAACGGATGAGGTAAGGAAGGCTACTGAACAAACCACGCATATAATCGACCAGGGTGGTTAACATCCACGGGCCACAGGCGATCAGCACAACCACAATCGTCAGGATCTTCGGAATAAACGACAGGGTCATTTCGTTGATTTGCGTCGAGGCCTGCAAAATGCTGACCACCAGGCCCGCCACAAGCGCAGCTAACAATAACGGTGTGGCGATTAACAGCCCGACCTTAGTCGCCTGAAACCCCAGCGACATTACACTTTCAGGTGTCATTCTCTACTCTCTAACTAAAAAAGCTTTGCGCCAGCGAACCGATAACCAGTTGCCAACCATCGACTAACACAAACAGCATCAGCTTAAACGGCAGCGAAATCGTGGCCGGAGGAACCATCATCATCCCCAGCGCCATCAGTACGCTGGCAACCACCAGGTCGATGATTAAAAAAGGGATGAACATCGTAAAACCAATCTGGAAGCCGGTTTTTAACTCGCTGGTGACAAACGCCGGTACCAGGATGCTCATCGGCACATCGGCGGCGGTAGCAAAATCACCGGCTTTGGCGATGCGGGAAAAGAGCGCCAGATCCCCTTCGCGGGTCTGCTTCAGCATGAAAGCGCGCAGCGGCTGTGAGCCTTTCTCAATCGCCACTTCCATTGAAATCTTGTCTTGTGAGAGCGGTACCCACGCTTCGTCGTAAATACGGTTGAACACCGGCGACATAACAAAAAAGGTCAGAAACAGTGCCAGACCAAGCAGCACCTGGTTGGGCGGCGTACTGGCCGTGCCGAGGGCATTTCGCAGCAGCCCCAGCACAATCACGATGCGGGTAAAGCCTGTCATCATCAGCAGGATCGCCGGTAAAAACGTCAGCGATGTCAGCAGGACAAGCGTTTGAACCGATAATGACCAGCTATCGCCATTGGCGGAGTGCGAAAGCAGAAGGTCAGCATTGGCAGCCAGCGCCTGTTGCGCAGGGAGTAAGATCCCGGCCAACGTCAGGCCCGTGCCGATCACTGCCGTCAGCAGGTGAGCGTTACGTTTCATTTTTTGCTCTCACCTTTACGCTGGGCAATGCAGTTCACTAATGCCGCCTGAAAACTGGAGATAAACGGTGCCGGTTTAACGCTTTCAAGCTCCGCTTTTTTCTCCATCGTCATCAGGTTAGTGATGTTGTCTTGCGTCACCCCCAGCAACAGCCATTTGTCGTCCACTTCGACCACGACCAGGCGCTCGCGCGCACCGATTGACTGGGTGTGTTTAACAGAAAGAATGCTATTTCCCTTTACCATTCGTGTAGCAACACCAGTACGGCGGAAAACCCACGCGACGGCCACAATCATCAGGAGCACCAGCGCCAGTGCGCCGACAATATTGCTCATTGAGACTGGGGCCATCGCTGGCCCGCCGGATACTGGTTGAACAGTATTAAGCGACTGCGTATTCATTATCTGCTCAGGCGATGCATGCGCTCAGACGGCGTAATAATATCGGTAATTCGAATGCCGAATTTATCGGAAACGACCACCACTTCGCCCTGCGCAATTAAATAACCGTTGATCAAAATATCGAGCGGCTCACCCGCCAGGCCATCAAGAGAAACAATGGAGCCTGGGCTAAGTCTTAACAGCTCTTTGATCGTCATTTTGGTGCGACCTAATTCCACGGTCATTTTGACCGGGATATCAAGCACCAGATTTAAATCTTCAGACAAATTAACCATCACATCTTCCGCCGTAGATTGCATCTCGGCATTACTATCACTGGACAACTGTTCACTCATTGCGTCGCCCCAAAGGTCGCCGAGCGAAGACTTATTTGAGCCTGAATCCTGTTCCATATCGCTCATACGACAGTTACTCCTTCTTTAAACCTAATAATGTTGAGTTCTTTAAATCATCTACCTGGATGGCATATTGATTATTCGCGCTACCGTATTTACCTGTCATAACAGGCACATCGTTGACAAAGCCACCGATCTGGTCGGGCCTATCCAGCGGAATCACATCATCCGGTTTCAAATTCATAATTCTGGAAAGACGGGTAGAAATTTCTGCAAATTTAACCACCAGCTCCAGTTCGGTATCGCGCATCTGTGTCGCCAACGAATTGCGCCACTGATTATTTTCATGCTGGGAATTTTCCAGCGGCGGATTCGTCAGCAGTTCACGAATCGGTTCGATAATGCTAAACGGAATACAGATCTGTAATTCACCGCTGTGCGAACCAATATCCACCTGAAAAGGGGTGGTGATCACAATGTCATTCGGTGACGAGGTGATATTGGTAAATTTCACCTGTAATTCAGAGCGCACAAATTCCGTTCTGATCTTATAAATTGTTGTCCAGGCATAATCGTAAGCCTCACGGGCCATTGATAACATGCGCTGGATAATGCGCTGTTCTGTTGGCGTAAACTCGCGCCCGTCGGCTTTGGTCGGGAATCGACCATCGCCACCAAACAGGTTATCCACTGCGGTAAACACCAGGTTCGGCGAAAAAACAAATAACGCCGTGCCGCGCAGCGGATTCATGTTGATCAGGTTCAGTCTGGTCATCACCGGCAGATTGCGGGCAAATTCGTGATACGGCTGAATTTTAATATTTCCCGCAGTCACATCCGGGCTACGGCGCAAAATATTAAATAAGCCGATTCGAAACTGGCGCGCAAAACGCTCGTTAATCATTTCTAACGAATATAAACGTTCACGGACAACCCGACGCTGCGTATTAGGATCGTAAGGCTTAATATTATCTTCTGCCGAAGCGGGTATTACCGTTGCAGAACTTTCGCTACTGCTATTGGAGCCACCATTAAGAAGATTATCAATCTCATCCTGGGATAAAATGCTGTCCGACATTATGATTACCGTAAGATAAATGCATTAAACAGGACGTTTGTCACCATCGGTTTACGCTGACCAGGCAGTGATGCATTAACATCATCTTTAATTTTCGCGGCAAGCATGGCCTTCGCATCATCGCCGGTTAATGCCGCTGCCGTTTGCTGAGAAAAAAGCACTAATAAATGGCTACGGACTTCCGGGAGATGTTCTTCCAGCAACGTTTTCGTTGCCGCGTCCTGCACTTTTAAAGTCAGGCCAATATAAAGAATGCGATCGCTGTCGTGTTCATCCGGCTTCAGGCTGACAGTAAACGTATCGAGATCTAAATATACCGGCACCGCATTAACAACCGGTGCGGAAACAGGTTTGCCATCACTAATATGCGTAACCTGATTCTTCAGTTTGCTGATTTCCACATAGGCATATGCGCCAATTGCGCAGACGCCAAGAACCATTAACAGGATAAGTAAAACCAACAGCGGGCTTTTTTTCCCGCTTTGCGCTGCTTGTTTCTTCTTCGGCATTTGATGAATAACTCTGTAATAAAAATTAAATCATGAATCATGCGTTTTGCGGATGACCTGATGGAATGCCGTTATTTTAATACAGCACCCATCCAGGACAATTCATTGATAAACTGAAATTACTGTCAGCACCTTGCCAGTTCGCCCTTTGTCATCAGGCGAACGTGTTGATTCCGCGTGAATAATGCATAACGCGGGTCAATGTCGGGCGCGCTTCCTCTGCCGAAATAGTGCCTTCACCGTGTGCATTATCAGACTTTCCTTGTCCGGAGGCGTTGCCAGATTGCGTATCGCCCGCCGAAGAGGAGGTGTCTGCGCCTACGCTGCTCTGCCCCAGTTCAATCCCGGACTCCTGCAACATGGTGCGCAAGTTCGGCAGCGCCGATTCCAGCGCCGCGCGTACCTGATGGCTCTCTGCGACAAAGTGCACCTGCGCCTGATCGTTATTCACACGCAGGCTAACCTGCAATGCGCCTAAATCTTCAGGGTGCAGGTGCAGCTCCGCATGGTGAACCCCATTACGGGTAAAGACGGCGATCTGCTGGCCCAGTGACTGCTGCCATGCAGGCGTGCCCACTTCCGCCTGCAAGGTGGCCGTTGCCATTGCTGGCGTTGAAACGACCGGCGTAGTTGCCGCCGCCGTCACTGGCGCAGCCTGGGCAACACCGTTCGGCGTGACAACCGGCTCGGCGGCTTTCAGCGTGTGCAACGCGTTGGTGAAACTTTCACTGACCGGCGCGGTTTGCGCGTTTGCCGTTAGCGTCGCGGCATCACTGGCCGGTAACGGAGATTGTGTCCCGCTAACGGTTTTATCCGCTAAAGGTGCGGCGGCGGTCGCCGTCTGGAATTTCACGCCATCCGTCGCGCCCTCTTTAGTGGCTGTTGCCGGGGTGACTTCCTTGTCATTATTCAGCACGGCGGCGAAAGACGCCTGCGTTAAGGGATCGACACCCTGTGCAGCCACTGGCAATGCGCTGGTCGGCAGCCCGTTAGCCGGCGCGGCGGCGAGAGCCGGATCCGTCGTTACCTGCGGCAGTGCCGCCAGTTCAGCCACGCCTGGCTGCGCGGTCTGTATGCCCTGCGCCAGCAGCGCATCTGCGGTGGTGACATCCGTTGGCATCACCAGCGTTTTGGCGAGGTCGGCCAGCGGATCGGCGGGTAACGGCGTGGCGGCAACCTGGGTGGTGGCGTCAGCCGGTTCTTCTTTCTTGTCGGCAGGTTTCTTCGGTTTTTCCTGCGGCGCAAGGCTCTCTTCTGCTTTCTGCGTTTGTCCTGATGACATCTGCTTTTTCAGTTCGGAAGAAAATTGCCCCTCTTCCTGCGCGGACGACGTCGAGGCCGTCTGGCGTCCAGCATCACTGGTGGCTGCCGGGATTGAATGTCTGATAATCATCTTATGTATTCCTTTGACTGGCGCGACGGGCAAATTCATCCATCAACTTTTGTTCCAGCCGGTTCTCTTTTAACAATCGCTGTACGTCGGCACGGTTTTTCAGTGCTTCGAAAGCATTCAGCCTCTGCTTGTCTTTTTTCCATGCTTCCTGCACGTCATCCACCGTGTACTGACTGGCAGATACTCTCCTGACTTGTTGTGCCACGACGCCATCCAGCGAGGTAAGAAAATGCTGGTGCGTCTGTAAGGCCATAATTGATACGCCGCTGTCCATAATGGTTGACTGGAGCTGCTGGCGGTACTCTTGCGCATAGGTCTTGAGCTGATCCAGGCGCGTGGTTTCGTGAGCATGTACCTGACGGGCCGAACCGAGACGGGTAGTGGTGTCGTTGAGTTTCTTTTCTGCCAACTCGCGCAGCACATCCATGGGGTTTTGGCTGGCCATCAGTACATGCTCACATTAGTTCGCTTCGGTTGCCGGGAACAGCGCCGACAGCGCGGTGTAGGAGTCGTTATATTCACAGGACTCATGTATGCCCTGATGCAGATAACCCTCCATTTTGGGGTACAGCACAATCGCCTGATCCAACAGCGGATCGCTGCCTGCGGCATAGGCACCCACGCTGACCAGATCGCGGTTACGCTGGTAAGACGAGAGCATCTGCTTAAAGCGCTGCACCTTCTTGTAATGCGCAGGATCGATAAGCTCGGTCATGGCACGGCTGATCGACGCTTCAATATCAATTGCCGGATAGTGGCCCGATTCCGCCAGACGACGGGAAAGCACCACGTGACCATCGAGGATCGCGCGCGCCGAGTCGGCGATCGGATCCTGCTGATCGTCACCTTCCGTCAGCACGGTATAGAACGCGGTGATCGAACCGCCGCCTTTCATGCCGTTACCGGCACGTTCCACCAGCGCAGGCAGTTTCGCAAACACCGACGGCGGATAGCCTTTGGTTGCGGGCGGCTCGCCGATGGCAAGGGCAATCTCACGCTGCGCCATTGCGTAGCGGGTTAACGAATCCATAATCAGCAGCACATTCATCCCGCGATCGCGGAAATCTTCCGCCAGACGGGTGGCGTACACCGCCCCTTGCATACGCAAAATAGGCGAAACATCGGCTGGCGCGGCAATGACCACGGAGCGCTTCAGGCCGTCTTTACCGAGAATGTTTTCAATAAAGTCTTTTACTTCGCGGCCACGTTCACCAATCAGCCCGACGACAATCACGTCTGCTTTGGTGAAACGCGCCATCATCCCCAGCAGCACACTTTTACCGACGCCGGAACCGGCAAACAGCCCCATACGCTGCCCGCGACCGACAGTCAGCAAACCGTTGATGGCGCGAACGCCAACATCCAGCACGTTTTTAATCGGGTCACGCTGTAAGGGGTTAAACGGCGCGGTAAAGAGCGGCCCACGATCGGCGGTCGTCGGCGGCGGCAGACCGTCCAGCGGACGCGCGCTGGCATCCAGCACGCGCCCCAGCAGCTCCGGCCCAAGCGGCAGCAGTTTGCCTTTGGTGTTATTGCCGAGGGCATAAACGCGCGCGCCTGGCAGCACGCCTTCGACGTTCTCAAGGGGCATCAGGTAGAGAATTTCACCGTTGAAACCGACCACTTCACTCTCGACCCGCTGAATGCCCTCGTCGCTTTCGCGCTCGACAATACAGAGCGTACCGATGGGCAACTTCAGGCCGACGGCTTCCATTACCAGCCCGGTGGCGCGCGTCAGGCGGCCGTAGCGGCGGAACAGCGGCAGTGCCGCTATTCTTTTTTCGCGCACATCAACACCATCAAGCCACTTTTTCAGCCGGGCGGTCATAACGTGAAGTCCTCACGACTCAGGATACAAAGTTCGTTCCAGCGGGTTTCGGTGGTCGCGTCCAGTTCACCGCCATCGGTGGTTAAACGGCAGCCGCCCGGTAACATTTGCGCATCGGTGCACAGTTCCCAACCGCGGGTATGCAGCACTTCGCCGAGTTGCTCCTGCACCGCCTCGGACTCTTCCGGACTGACCCACAGTTTCACCTGACCCAGTTGCTTCGTATCTTCCTGCAAGAGTTGCTGGATACGCGTCAGCAGCCAGGCGTTAGTCGCCGTTGAGACCACGCTTTCGCCCAGCAAGCTGCGCGCCGCCATCAGGGCGACCTGCACCAGACGGGCAGGCATCACGCTGTCGAGGCTATCAAGGGTGATTTTGACGTTATCAATCAGTTGCGCGAAATCTTCGGCCTGCTTCTGCTGTAACTGGCGGTACTCGGCCACCCCTTTCTCGATGCCCTCTTCACGCCCCTCTTCAAAACCTTTCGCGTAGCCGAGCTTTTTGCCCTCTTCGACGCCACGCGTCTGGCCCTGAGCGAAGCCTTTTTGCTCCGCTTGCTGGCGAAGACGAGAGAGTTCGACCTGCAACGCGGCTTCGCTTGCCGGGTCGCTTGCCGGCACGGCAGCACGAATTTCTCGCTCCGTGCTGAACGTATCATCAAGCAGATTTTCAGGCCGCCAGGACTGCCACCGGGAATTAGACGTAGGCATCGTCGCCTCCACCAATCACAATCTCGCCAGTTTCCGCCAGACGACGGACTATCAGCAGAATTGCTTTCTGTTCGTTTTCGACCTGCGACATACGCACAGGGCCGCGGGAGTTCAAATCGTCGCGCATAATATCGGCCTGACGTTTGGACATATTGCGGAAGAACTTATCGCGCAGCGCTTCATCAACGCCTTTCAGGGCGACAATCAACGATTCGTTGTCGATATCCTGCAAGATGCGCTGGATGCTGCGATCTTCCATCTCGACAAGGTTTTCGAACAGGAACATCTCGTCGATAATTTTCTGTGCCAGCTCCTGGTCGTATTCGCGTACGGCTTCGATAGCCGCGTCTTCCTGGTGAGATTTCATCAGGTTGAGGATCTCCGCCGCAGGACGAACACCGCCCATCTTGTTGCGTTTGATGTTCTGGCCGTGCAGCAGGTTGTTCAGTACTTCGGTCAGTTCCTGCAATGCAACCGGCTGGACACCGCCGAAGGTGGCGATACGCAGCATGATGTCGTTACGTTCACGCTCTTCGAATTTCGCCAGCAGATCGGCAGCCTGGCTGCGTTTCAGATGCACAAGGATGGTGGCAATAATCTGCGGATGCTCATCACGGATGAGATCGAAGACCATCTGCGGTTCCATAAAGTTGAGCGTTTCGATACCGTTGCGCTCATCGTTGGCATCCAGCAGATCTTCCAGCAACGTGTTGGCGCGCTCTTCGCCCAACGCTTTCACCAGCACACTGCGCAGGTATTCGTTGGTATTGACGTCCAGTACCGCAAACTCACCGGAGTCACGGCGGAACTCTTTCATCACCACGGACAACTGGTCGTGGGTGTAAGTCCCGATATGAACCATCGCGCTACTGATCTTCGTCACTTCATGGGTATTCAAATGTTTAAAGACTTCGGCTGCACGCTCGTCACCGAGCGTCAGCATGACTATGGCGCTTTTCTCGGCGGCGTTCATGACGACTTCTGCTCCTTATTTAACCATTGACGAATAACCAGAGCGATAACCTGCGGCTCCTGATCGGCCATTTCACGCAGGTGCTGGGCCTCTTGTTCCGTCTCGACACGCTGCTGCGCTTTGGCGGTTTCCGCGCTCTGCCGCTTACGAATTTGCTCATCAAGCTCTGCCTGACGCGCCTCTTTTTCCATCTCCATACGCTGGATAATCATTTCCTGATGGCGCGTCCAGAACGGTTGCACCGCTTTACGCCACAAGATCCAGGCAACCAGCAAGACGAACAGATAACGCGCGGCGGACATCCCCAACTTGATAACTTCAGGCTGCTTCCACAGCGGAATCGGCGCCTCTTCTTCCTGATCGGTAAACGGCGTGTTCACGACATTCAGCGTATCGCCGCGTGTGTCGGAATAGCCCATCACCTCTTTCACCAGCGCATTAATCTGGTCGAGTTGCGCTTTGCTCAGTGCCGCCGTTTTGCCGTCTTTACCCGGTACGTAATTCACTACCACCGCAACGGACAGGCGTTCGAGCGTGCCGGTATTGCGCTTGATATGGGTCAGCGTTTTATCCACTTCGTAGTTCGTGGTTTCTTCGCTTTGTTTGTTATACGGCGTCAGCGTTTGGGTTGCGGTTTGCGTCGGCGCCTGGGTTGCGTTCGCATTGGCTGTACCACGGGCATTCGCCTGCTGGGCAGCCGGATCCTCAATCGGCGTGGAAACCGCTGCTGGCGGCTGGTTGCTTAACGCACCCGGTACGCCACCCACTGCATTCTTACCGCCCTGCTCATTGTTGCTGCTCTGGCGGCTACGAATAGCCCGATTTTCCGGACGGTTATTAGGCTGATACTGCTCCGCCGTCTGCTCGTGCTGCGTGAAGTCAACCTGCGCGGTGACCTGCGTTCTGACGTTCTGCGTACCAACAATCGGGGCCAGAATGGCCTGAATACGGCTCTGGTAATCGGACTCCACTTTGCGGACATATTGCAGTTGCGTTGTCTGCGTCGCCTGCGCGCCGTTTTGCGAAATCATATGGCCGCTCTGATCGACGATAGTCACGCGATCGGCGCTCAAACCCGGTACTGCGCTGGAGATCATAAAAGCGATAGCGCTCACCTGGCCGGAATCCAGCGTTCTGCCGCTGATCAGATTCAACGTCACCGAGGCAGAAGGCTCTTTGCGATCCTGCAAAAAGAGCGACGGTTTTGGCATCGCCAGATGGACACGTGCGGAGCGCACCGGCCCCAGCGTTTCGATAGTGCGCGACAGTTCGCCTTCCAGCGCACGCTGGAAGTTCACCTGCTCATTGAACTGGCTGATACCAAACTTTTCCTGGTCCAGCAGTTCAAAGCCTACCGCGCCACCTTTCGGCAGCCCCTGCTGGGCCAGCTTGAGGCGCACTTCATACACCTGCTCGGCAGGGATCTCGATAGAACCGTCATGCTCGGCAAAACGGTACGGGACCTGCATCTGTTTGAGCTGGGTAACAACGGCTCCGCCATCCTCTTCGCTAATATTGCTGTACAGCACGCGGTAGTCTGGTTCTTTCGCCCAGAACAACAACGCGATAACAATGGAAATAACTGCCGCTGCGGCGACAAAAAATATTATACGGGGGTTAGTCCGAATATTTTCGAGCACTGCCTTTACATCGACAATGCCTTTCTTTTTACTACCGGTGTTTGTGGCAGTCATGCCAATGTC
The nucleotide sequence above comes from Kosakonia sp. H02. Encoded proteins:
- the fliF gene encoding flagellar basal-body MS-ring/collar protein FliF, whose translation is MTATNTGSKKKGIVDVKAVLENIRTNPRIIFFVAAAAVISIVIALLFWAKEPDYRVLYSNISEEDGGAVVTQLKQMQVPYRFAEHDGSIEIPAEQVYEVRLKLAQQGLPKGGAVGFELLDQEKFGISQFNEQVNFQRALEGELSRTIETLGPVRSARVHLAMPKPSLFLQDRKEPSASVTLNLISGRTLDSGQVSAIAFMISSAVPGLSADRVTIVDQSGHMISQNGAQATQTTQLQYVRKVESDYQSRIQAILAPIVGTQNVRTQVTAQVDFTQHEQTAEQYQPNNRPENRAIRSRQSSNNEQGGKNAVGGVPGALSNQPPAAVSTPIEDPAAQQANARGTANANATQAPTQTATQTLTPYNKQSEETTNYEVDKTLTHIKRNTGTLERLSVAVVVNYVPGKDGKTAALSKAQLDQINALVKEVMGYSDTRGDTLNVVNTPFTDQEEEAPIPLWKQPEVIKLGMSAARYLFVLLVAWILWRKAVQPFWTRHQEMIIQRMEMEKEARQAELDEQIRKRQSAETAKAQQRVETEQEAQHLREMADQEPQVIALVIRQWLNKEQKSS